A section of the Bacteroidota bacterium genome encodes:
- a CDS encoding EVE domain-containing protein: MRILKKYDIKQSVRSDGSKRYWDFFFSGYYKGDFFIWKLKPELKEALEECGLVASIRPISLQRAFLFAWNPDNWDWKDLNENIEELYKTGKATQKWSCKSHKSVRPGDRAFIVKLGTNPKGIFASGKVVSEPFLSQHWSGEDKLVPRVVIEFDILLNPEKDPILLLDNLKAGNLKNQTWTPQASGISIKPEVLGELEEEWFEFLRNQNISHNPFIENKDLLQTYLEGSVAQVTQTRYERNIHARTECLKHFGYSCLVCDFNFEKHYGNIGYQFIHVHHLTQISSVGKEYKVNPIDDLRPVCPNCHAMLHKQNPPLSIEELKDLIKNK; encoded by the coding sequence ATGCGTATTTTAAAAAAATATGATATTAAGCAAAGTGTAAGAAGTGATGGCTCCAAAAGATATTGGGACTTCTTTTTTTCTGGCTATTATAAAGGCGATTTTTTTATTTGGAAACTTAAACCTGAATTGAAGGAAGCATTGGAGGAATGTGGTTTAGTTGCCAGCATTAGACCCATCTCATTACAAAGAGCTTTTTTGTTTGCATGGAATCCTGATAATTGGGATTGGAAAGACCTTAATGAGAACATAGAAGAACTATATAAAACGGGAAAAGCGACGCAAAAATGGAGTTGTAAAAGTCATAAAAGTGTTCGACCGGGAGATAGAGCTTTCATTGTTAAACTAGGTACTAATCCTAAAGGTATTTTTGCATCAGGCAAGGTTGTTTCAGAACCTTTTCTTTCTCAACATTGGAGTGGCGAAGACAAACTTGTACCAAGAGTTGTCATTGAATTTGACATACTTCTCAATCCTGAAAAAGATCCAATACTGTTGCTTGACAATCTTAAAGCTGGTAATTTAAAAAATCAAACATGGACACCTCAAGCATCTGGAATTTCAATAAAGCCTGAAGTTCTTGGTGAACTTGAAGAAGAATGGTTTGAATTTTTGAGAAACCAAAATATTTCGCACAACCCGTTTATTGAAAACAAAGACTTGTTGCAAACATATCTTGAGGGTTCAGTAGCTCAAGTTACTCAAACGAGATATGAGAGAAATATTCATGCTAGAACTGAATGCCTCAAACATTTTGGTTATTCTTGTTTAGTGTGTGATTTCAATTTTGAGAAACACTATGGTAACATCGGCTACCAGTTTATTCATGTTCACCATTTAACCCAGATTTCCTCCGTCGGCAAAGAGTATAAAGTAAATCCAATTGATGACCTTAGGCCAGTTTGTCCAAACTGTCATGCAATGCTACATAAACAAAATCCACCTTTATCTATTGAAGAGTTAAAGGACCTTATAAAAAATAAATAG
- a CDS encoding GxxExxY protein codes for MTENEIAKEVVDLCFKIHTQYGPGLFESVYEEVFCYEWGKKNIPYLKQHPIPLVHETIKMDAGFRADVIIDNKVVVELKSVELLAPVHYKQVQTYLKLTGCKLGLLINFNVALIKDGIHRIVNNL; via the coding sequence ATGACTGAAAATGAAATAGCTAAAGAAGTAGTAGATCTGTGCTTTAAGATTCATACACAGTATGGACCCGGTTTGTTTGAAAGTGTTTATGAAGAAGTTTTCTGTTATGAATGGGGAAAGAAAAATATTCCTTATTTGAAACAACATCCAATCCCATTGGTTCATGAAACAATAAAAATGGATGCGGGTTTCAGAGCAGATGTGATAATCGATAACAAAGTTGTGGTAGAATTAAAATCAGTTGAATTATTAGCACCAGTTCATTATAAACAAGTACAGACTTACTTGAAATTAACAGGATGTAAGCTTGGTCTTTTAATAAATTTTAATGTAGCTCTTATCAAAGACGGGATTCACAGAATAGTAAATAACTTATAA
- a CDS encoding acyltransferase — protein MSLPKTEGEGTIEEIKEAMVQKHIALIEEAGKKGVQILCLQEIFNTPYFCPGQDAKWYASAETIPGPTVERMQAYAKKYNMVIIVPMYEKEQAGVLYNTAAVIDADGKYLGKYRKNHIPHTSGFWEKFFFKPGNLGYPVFQTKYAKVGVYICYDRHFPDGARILGLNGAEIVYNPSATVAGLSQYLWKLEQPAHAAANGYFMGCINRVGTEKPWNVGKFYGSSYFVDPRGQIFAQASEDKDELLVANFDLDMIDEVRSVWQFFRDRRPETYGKLVEL, from the coding sequence ATGTCTTTGCCTAAAACCGAAGGCGAAGGAACCATTGAAGAAATAAAAGAAGCAATGGTGCAAAAGCATATTGCTTTGATCGAAGAAGCGGGAAAAAAAGGTGTACAGATACTTTGCCTCCAAGAGATTTTTAATACCCCTTACTTCTGCCCCGGCCAGGATGCAAAATGGTATGCAAGTGCCGAGACCATACCCGGCCCTACAGTAGAAAGAATGCAGGCTTATGCAAAAAAATACAATATGGTGATCATCGTGCCGATGTATGAAAAAGAACAGGCAGGTGTTTTATATAATACCGCAGCAGTAATTGATGCTGATGGAAAGTATTTAGGAAAGTACAGGAAGAATCATATTCCGCATACATCTGGTTTCTGGGAAAAATTCTTCTTTAAGCCCGGTAATTTGGGTTACCCGGTTTTTCAAACTAAGTATGCAAAAGTGGGTGTATATATCTGCTATGATCGTCATTTTCCTGATGGTGCAAGAATATTAGGATTAAATGGAGCTGAGATCGTTTATAATCCTTCAGCAACTGTTGCTGGTCTATCTCAATATTTATGGAAACTGGAACAACCTGCACATGCTGCAGCCAATGGATATTTCATGGGCTGTATCAATCGTGTAGGAACAGAAAAACCATGGAATGTTGGAAAATTTTATGGCAGCAGTTATTTTGTTGATCCCCGCGGACAAATCTTTGCACAGGCAAGTGAAGACAAAGATGAATTATTGGTTGCCAATTTTGATCTGGATATGATCGATGAAGTAAGAAGTGTTTGGCAGTTCTTTAGGGATCGTCGTCCTGAGACATACGGAAAACTTGTTGAACTTTAA
- a CDS encoding DUF839 domain-containing protein — translation MKPVKCIIRIACLFFFPYNELYSQSLSNFVSVNPTAQTSNFIFPSATHRFQKIMEHGDPLPVGTMMDNFDFTGYMPIAGSSTNGYLSINHELTPGGVTAMNVSFNPITKLWNKNGATALNFASVAGTARNCSGGLTPWGNIITCEEVISTADVNTDGYNDLGWHVEINPSTKTVVRKLWAMGCGAKENIAIHSNRRTAYFGNDANPGYLYKFVATAMDDLSAGSLYVYTGPKTGNGNWVLINNTTQADRNNTMTLGGAAGATAFNGIEDVEIGPDGKVYFSVKGEDRVYRLLDADPISGTTTSAMETFVGNASYNITHAGGTVLTPWGTGNDNLAFDEQGNLWVLQDGSNNYIWVVMSNHTQAAPNVKLFGIAPAGSEPTGITFSPDYKFLFMSFQHPTASNNSDLQIDAAGNSIGFEKDIAIAIALNSNLGCINGDGCFVTNNTNNVGVGTDSPKAKLQVRNGDVSLETLGTGVILKSPNGNCWKITVSNTGVISSVAVPCQE, via the coding sequence ATGAAACCGGTAAAATGCATTATTCGCATTGCATGTTTGTTTTTCTTCCCTTATAACGAACTATACAGTCAAAGCCTTTCAAATTTTGTTTCTGTAAATCCTACGGCTCAAACAAGCAATTTTATATTTCCATCTGCTACACACCGGTTTCAAAAAATTATGGAACATGGCGATCCACTTCCTGTTGGCACCATGATGGATAATTTTGATTTTACAGGTTATATGCCAATTGCAGGATCCTCAACAAATGGTTACCTGAGTATTAATCATGAATTAACACCCGGTGGTGTTACAGCCATGAATGTTTCTTTTAATCCAATCACCAAACTCTGGAATAAAAACGGGGCAACAGCATTAAATTTTGCTTCCGTTGCAGGTACGGCCAGGAATTGTTCCGGCGGTTTAACTCCATGGGGGAATATCATAACCTGTGAAGAAGTAATTTCAACTGCTGATGTAAATACAGATGGTTATAATGACCTGGGCTGGCATGTAGAAATTAATCCTTCTACTAAAACAGTTGTAAGAAAACTATGGGCCATGGGATGCGGAGCTAAAGAAAATATTGCCATTCATTCAAACAGGAGAACGGCTTATTTTGGCAATGATGCAAATCCCGGTTACCTGTATAAGTTTGTTGCCACTGCAATGGATGACCTGTCTGCCGGATCATTGTATGTATATACAGGACCCAAAACAGGAAATGGCAATTGGGTGCTGATAAATAATACGACCCAGGCTGACAGGAATAATACAATGACATTGGGTGGTGCTGCAGGTGCTACAGCTTTTAACGGAATAGAAGATGTAGAGATTGGCCCCGACGGAAAAGTATATTTTTCCGTAAAAGGTGAAGACAGGGTATACCGGTTATTGGATGCTGATCCCATTTCCGGAACCACTACTTCTGCAATGGAAACTTTTGTAGGTAATGCATCCTATAATATTACTCATGCAGGTGGAACCGTTCTCACTCCCTGGGGAACCGGAAATGATAACTTAGCATTTGATGAGCAAGGTAATTTATGGGTTCTTCAGGATGGTAGCAATAACTATATCTGGGTAGTGATGAGTAACCATACACAGGCCGCTCCCAATGTAAAATTGTTTGGAATTGCCCCTGCAGGATCGGAACCAACGGGCATTACTTTTTCGCCTGATTATAAGTTCCTGTTTATGTCATTTCAGCATCCGACTGCATCTAATAATTCAGATCTTCAAATTGATGCTGCCGGAAACAGCATTGGCTTTGAAAAAGATATTGCTATCGCAATAGCATTAAACAGTAATCTTGGATGTATTAATGGTGATGGTTGCTTTGTTACAAATAATACTAATAATGTCGGTGTTGGTACAGATAGCCCAAAGGCAAAATTGCAGGTAAGAAATGGTGATGTATCATTAGAAACACTTGGTACAGGAGTTATTCTAAAATCTCCTAATGGTAATTGCTGGAAAATTACAGTTAGCAATACAGGAGTGATCTCTTCTGTGGCTGTACCTTGCCAGGAATAA
- a CDS encoding cupin domain-containing protein gives MYQYPHTIENKFGEKLVFVERIKEPDGDKLITEGFVEPKAGPPIHVHWKQEESLTVISGKMGILIPGKEPVYYGPGETVTFMRGTWHKFWNAGEDELHVKGWVKPANNIEYFLEGVYKALDEGKHDRPEIKRIAFLTMYYRSEFATGDIPAVVRKVIIPATYYIGKLTGAHKKFTDAPAPLK, from the coding sequence ATGTATCAATACCCACACACGATTGAAAATAAATTTGGAGAGAAGCTGGTCTTTGTAGAACGGATAAAAGAACCTGATGGCGATAAATTAATAACTGAGGGTTTTGTCGAACCAAAGGCAGGTCCTCCTATTCATGTTCACTGGAAGCAAGAAGAAAGTCTCACAGTTATCAGTGGTAAAATGGGAATCTTGATACCTGGAAAGGAACCCGTTTATTATGGTCCAGGTGAAACTGTAACTTTTATGCGTGGCACCTGGCATAAATTCTGGAACGCCGGCGAAGATGAATTACATGTGAAAGGATGGGTAAAGCCTGCTAATAATATTGAATATTTTTTGGAAGGGGTTTACAAGGCATTAGATGAAGGAAAACATGATCGTCCTGAAATAAAAAGGATCGCTTTTCTTACGATGTATTACAGATCTGAATTTGCTACAGGTGACATACCTGCTGTTGTAAGAAAAGTAATTATTCCTGCTACGTATTATATTGGTAAATTAACTGGTGCACATAAAAAGTTTACTGATGCACCTGCGCCATTGAAATGA
- a CDS encoding NAD(P)-dependent oxidoreductase: MAIDNNRLSNEQYEENFADIRPPFENKTAAVVEANRCIFCYDAPCTKSCPTSIDVPKFIKQISTDNVKGSAHTILSSNIMGAGCSKVCPVEKLCEGACVYNLLEEEPIQIARLQQYSTAIALENNWQLFERKKLPDSPLGAGGKKVAIVGAGPAGLSCAHVLSREGIDVTIFEKEAKGGGLMTYGIAAYKVTPQFCEDEVNYITALGGIEIKYNQELGKDITLSQLKKDFDAVYLGIGVGVARQLDIPGEKLEGVVDAIQFIYDIRDKGYSTVPVGDKVAVIGMGMTAIDAATQAKRLGAKEVTMIYRRTQDEMPCTEFELNIAKQDGCKIIWLAAPKKVKGEKGKVKTLVCSVMELGEADPGGRRSPVDTGETFKLDVDMVIKAAGQVPFEKLIKKNKLENKNGKLVIDKNCSTNIKGVFAGGDAVNGGKEVVDAVQDGKLGAAAILKYLGLA; this comes from the coding sequence ATGGCAATTGATAACAACAGGCTTTCAAACGAACAATACGAAGAAAACTTCGCCGACATTCGTCCGCCGTTTGAAAATAAGACAGCGGCAGTGGTGGAAGCGAACCGCTGTATATTTTGTTATGATGCGCCATGTACAAAAAGTTGCCCGACAAGTATTGATGTTCCAAAATTTATTAAGCAGATCTCTACTGATAATGTAAAAGGCTCCGCACATACTATTCTTTCTTCAAATATTATGGGAGCTGGCTGTAGTAAAGTTTGTCCCGTAGAAAAATTATGTGAAGGTGCATGTGTATATAATTTACTGGAAGAAGAACCCATTCAAATTGCCAGGCTTCAACAATATTCAACCGCTATAGCATTAGAAAATAACTGGCAACTCTTCGAAAGAAAGAAACTTCCTGACTCCCCTTTAGGGGCCGGGGGCAAAAAAGTTGCCATTGTTGGCGCTGGTCCTGCAGGATTAAGTTGTGCTCATGTTTTGTCAAGAGAAGGAATTGATGTAACCATTTTTGAAAAAGAAGCTAAAGGCGGTGGTTTGATGACCTATGGAATTGCAGCCTATAAAGTAACACCACAATTTTGCGAAGATGAAGTAAACTATATCACTGCTCTTGGTGGTATCGAAATAAAATACAACCAGGAACTAGGAAAAGACATTACACTGTCTCAATTGAAAAAAGACTTTGATGCTGTTTATCTCGGCATCGGGGTTGGTGTAGCAAGACAATTGGATATCCCAGGTGAAAAACTCGAAGGAGTGGTTGATGCCATTCAATTCATTTATGATATTCGTGACAAAGGCTATTCAACTGTACCGGTTGGAGATAAAGTAGCAGTGATCGGAATGGGAATGACAGCAATTGATGCTGCTACACAGGCAAAACGATTAGGCGCAAAAGAAGTGACAATGATCTATCGGAGAACACAGGATGAAATGCCTTGTACGGAATTTGAATTGAATATTGCCAAACAGGATGGTTGCAAGATCATCTGGCTTGCCGCACCGAAGAAAGTGAAAGGTGAAAAGGGAAAAGTGAAAACTTTGGTTTGTAGTGTTATGGAACTCGGCGAAGCTGATCCTGGCGGAAGAAGAAGCCCGGTTGATACAGGCGAAACTTTTAAGCTGGATGTTGATATGGTAATAAAAGCAGCGGGACAAGTGCCATTTGAAAAATTAATAAAGAAAAATAAACTGGAAAACAAAAACGGAAAGTTGGTAATCGATAAAAACTGTTCAACAAATATAAAAGGTGTTTTCGCAGGAGGAGATGCAGTGAATGGTGGTAAAGAAGTTGTTGATGCAGTTCAAGATGGAAAACTAGGAGCTGCAGCAATTTTAAAATATTTGGGGCTTGCGTAG
- the preA gene encoding NAD-dependent dihydropyrimidine dehydrogenase subunit PreA: protein MADITSTFLGIKSPNPYWLASAPPTDKKYNVLRAFEAGWGGVVWKTLGSQVKNVSSRYSAVDFNGGKMMGFNNIELISDRPLDLNLQEIAECIKLFPDRAMIVSLMADNDKKSWHELIKKVEDTGAHGLELNFGCPHGMTERGMGAAVGQDPEIACMVVEWVMEAAHIPVITKLTPNVHSVVPTGRSVVKAGTNALSLINTIQSVTGVDLDTLVPNPYVAGKSVFGGYCGPAVKPIALKMLTTIAQDDLTKTVPISGIGGVSTWKDAVEFMLLGASNVQVCTAAMKYGFRIIEDMCEGLNNWMDEKGFKTLDDFIGKSVSTITHWEDLDINYHHIAKINQDKCIHCGLCYIACEDASHQSINLAYGKPYNTYTVKDEECVGCNLCMLVCPVDNCITMEEHRVAPEYLNWIEFQKRGLPLNDH, encoded by the coding sequence ATGGCCGACATAACCTCAACATTTTTAGGAATCAAGTCACCCAATCCGTATTGGTTGGCGAGTGCGCCTCCCACCGATAAAAAATATAATGTGCTTCGTGCATTTGAAGCCGGCTGGGGCGGTGTGGTTTGGAAAACACTTGGCAGCCAGGTAAAAAATGTTTCATCAAGATATTCGGCTGTTGATTTTAATGGTGGAAAAATGATGGGCTTTAATAATATAGAACTCATTAGTGATCGTCCGCTTGATCTAAACCTGCAGGAAATTGCTGAATGCATAAAATTATTTCCTGACCGTGCAATGATTGTTTCGCTGATGGCAGACAATGATAAAAAAAGCTGGCATGAACTCATAAAAAAAGTAGAAGACACAGGAGCACATGGACTGGAACTGAATTTTGGTTGCCCGCATGGAATGACAGAACGTGGAATGGGTGCCGCTGTTGGGCAGGACCCCGAGATAGCCTGCATGGTAGTGGAATGGGTAATGGAAGCAGCACATATCCCGGTAATAACCAAACTTACACCCAATGTACACTCGGTGGTACCAACAGGAAGATCAGTAGTAAAAGCAGGCACCAATGCGTTGTCATTGATCAATACCATACAATCTGTAACAGGTGTTGACCTGGATACACTCGTACCCAATCCTTATGTGGCGGGTAAATCTGTCTTTGGTGGTTATTGCGGACCGGCAGTAAAACCTATTGCATTAAAAATGCTAACTACTATTGCGCAGGATGATCTGACAAAGACAGTTCCTATTTCAGGAATTGGTGGTGTAAGCACATGGAAAGATGCGGTAGAGTTTATGTTGCTGGGTGCAAGCAATGTGCAGGTATGCACGGCTGCTATGAAATATGGTTTCCGAATTATTGAAGATATGTGCGAAGGGCTGAACAACTGGATGGATGAAAAAGGATTTAAAACACTCGATGATTTTATTGGCAAGTCTGTATCCACCATTACGCATTGGGAAGATCTGGATATCAACTATCATCATATTGCTAAAATAAACCAGGATAAATGCATACACTGTGGCCTCTGTTATATTGCCTGTGAAGATGCATCACATCAATCTATCAATTTGGCCTATGGCAAACCTTACAACACCTACACTGTAAAAGATGAAGAATGTGTTGGCTGCAATCTCTGCATGCTTGTTTGCCCCGTTGATAATTGTATTACTATGGAAGAGCATCGAGTTGCTCCTGAGTATTTGAACTGGATAGAATTTCAGAAAAGAGGATTGCCGCTGAATGATCATTAA
- a CDS encoding HNH endonuclease, translated as MRKKPELQFLRTIKTGKGLVKLVHTLRKIRWKANASFKGKKRSALTKAQRKLILEKTNSRCHVCGVEIHLNGFHADHVKTHSSGGEHNENNYLPSCQTCNSYRWHFASEELQIILKLGVWAKGKMLRNSELGLQIANEFVKHEMNVRKRRKPNHKK; from the coding sequence ATGAGAAAAAAACCTGAATTACAATTTCTCCGAACTATTAAAACTGGTAAGGGCTTAGTCAAACTTGTACATACTCTTAGGAAAATTAGGTGGAAAGCAAATGCAAGTTTTAAAGGAAAAAAGCGATCAGCACTTACAAAGGCACAACGTAAATTAATTCTGGAAAAGACTAATTCAAGATGTCACGTTTGTGGAGTAGAAATTCATTTAAATGGATTTCATGCAGATCATGTAAAAACGCACAGTTCTGGTGGTGAACACAACGAAAATAATTATCTACCAAGTTGCCAGACATGTAATAGTTATAGGTGGCATTTTGCTTCTGAAGAATTACAAATAATATTGAAGCTTGGCGTTTGGGCGAAAGGAAAGATGTTACGTAATTCAGAACTTGGATTACAGATCGCAAATGAGTTCGTTAAACATGAGATGAATGTTAGAAAGCGACGTAAGCCAAATCACAAAAAATAA
- a CDS encoding DUF559 domain-containing protein, whose protein sequence is MTDGHSNHYYNKNLQPYANRLRKEMTKAEACLWKYVLRAGKMKGFQFRRQRSVLIYIADFMCKELMLIIEVDGSIHQLEEITKNDKIRQKALEEAGFTVLRFTNEEVLENINAVYSYLEDWVEKKLGK, encoded by the coding sequence ATGACCGACGGACACAGCAATCATTACTACAATAAGAATCTTCAACCGTATGCTAATCGCTTACGTAAAGAAATGACCAAAGCAGAAGCTTGTTTATGGAAATATGTTTTGCGTGCAGGGAAAATGAAAGGTTTCCAGTTCAGACGGCAACGGTCAGTGTTAATTTATATTGCGGATTTCATGTGCAAAGAGTTAATGCTTATAATTGAAGTGGATGGAAGTATTCATCAACTGGAAGAAATTACTAAGAATGATAAAATAAGACAGAAGGCATTGGAAGAAGCTGGCTTTACAGTTCTTCGGTTTACTAATGAAGAAGTGTTGGAGAATATTAATGCTGTGTATAGTTATTTGGAGGATTGGGTTGAAAAGAAATTGGGTAAGTAG
- a CDS encoding DUF664 domain-containing protein, whose amino-acid sequence MKEKTKGFGRRNFIKTTTCFTTGLTGIAFFPQLNLAMDKTPEESIYIIGPKEGFSPQIGTLVSMMNLMRIVVLRSATNMTKEDLDYLHDLKANTIGAMLLHLAAVEYSYQQNTFEGRNFQFDDNEKAKWGAALNLGDEGRKIIKGNDLDYYLNILKETREKTIAEFKKRDDEWLMKVDPHGFANQPTNNYCKWFHVCEHESNHNGQIKWIKSRLPGAKAGND is encoded by the coding sequence ATGAAAGAGAAAACAAAAGGATTCGGTCGCAGGAACTTTATTAAAACAACGACATGTTTTACAACTGGACTAACTGGAATAGCATTTTTTCCCCAACTAAACCTGGCCATGGATAAAACTCCAGAGGAAAGCATTTATATAATAGGGCCTAAAGAAGGATTTTCTCCACAGATCGGAACACTTGTTTCTATGATGAATTTGATGCGAATTGTGGTTTTACGTTCAGCTACAAATATGACAAAGGAAGATCTTGATTATTTGCATGACTTAAAGGCAAACACTATTGGTGCCATGCTTTTACACTTAGCTGCAGTAGAGTATTCGTACCAGCAGAATACTTTTGAAGGGCGTAATTTCCAGTTTGATGATAATGAAAAAGCCAAATGGGGTGCCGCTCTTAACCTTGGGGATGAAGGTCGTAAAATAATTAAAGGAAATGATCTTGATTATTACCTTAACATTTTAAAAGAGACTCGTGAAAAAACAATAGCTGAGTTTAAGAAACGTGATGATGAGTGGTTAATGAAAGTAGACCCTCATGGTTTTGCAAACCAGCCTACAAATAATTACTGTAAGTGGTTCCATGTATGCGAACATGAATCGAATCACAATGGACAAATTAAGTGGATAAAAAGCAGACTGCCGGGAGCTAAGGCAGGTAATGATTGA
- the hydA gene encoding dihydropyrimidinase, whose translation MSLLIKNGRIITADADCVADIFIEGEQIKTIGKDLAVKADKEIDASDKLVFPGGIDPHVHLDMPFMGTFSSDNYETGTRAALFGGTTMVIDFILQKQGNSLRAALEEWKGRSDGNCVGDYSFHMAVTDFNDNTKKEIKEFIEKEGITSFKTFMAYKGALMIDDRQMIGLMEEVKQHGGLINVHATNGDMIDYLIAKHRGEGKLSPLYHYLSQPEVTEAEAAERFVDMSHYTGCPGYIVHLTCEGALNAVRNATKRNQKTFVETCIQYLILDASLYEKDFEGAKWVMSPPLREKKDQQTLWAGINQGLVQVVATDHCPFMWEQKKMGEKDFSKIPNGHPAIENRMELLFSEGVVKNKITLNKYVEVACTNPAKIFGMFPRKGTIAVGSDADIVIFDPNEKHTLSAKTHHMNVDYSGYEGWELTGKVKTVLLRGQVAIENGNCLLQKGYGKFIKRNKVDSKI comes from the coding sequence ATGTCCCTACTGATCAAAAATGGAAGAATCATAACTGCTGATGCTGATTGCGTTGCCGATATTTTTATTGAAGGCGAACAAATAAAAACGATCGGTAAAGACTTAGCAGTAAAAGCAGATAAAGAAATTGATGCTTCCGACAAGCTTGTTTTTCCCGGTGGTATTGACCCGCATGTGCATCTTGACATGCCATTCATGGGAACTTTCTCTTCTGACAATTATGAAACAGGAACAAGAGCAGCATTATTTGGCGGCACTACGATGGTAATTGATTTTATTTTACAGAAACAAGGAAATAGTTTACGGGCAGCATTGGAGGAATGGAAAGGAAGAAGTGATGGTAACTGTGTTGGCGATTATAGTTTCCACATGGCAGTTACCGATTTTAATGATAACACTAAAAAAGAAATAAAAGAGTTTATTGAGAAAGAAGGCATCACATCTTTTAAAACTTTCATGGCTTATAAAGGTGCATTGATGATCGATGATCGCCAGATGATCGGTCTGATGGAAGAAGTAAAACAACATGGCGGTTTAATAAATGTACATGCTACGAATGGCGACATGATCGATTACCTGATCGCCAAACACCGGGGGGAAGGAAAGCTTTCTCCTTTGTATCATTATTTATCACAACCTGAAGTAACAGAAGCTGAAGCAGCCGAACGTTTTGTTGATATGTCGCATTATACGGGTTGCCCTGGCTATATCGTTCACCTGACATGTGAAGGAGCATTGAATGCGGTCCGTAATGCAACCAAAAGAAATCAGAAAACATTTGTAGAAACCTGTATTCAATATTTAATACTCGATGCATCCTTGTATGAAAAAGATTTTGAAGGAGCTAAATGGGTAATGAGTCCTCCCCTGCGGGAAAAGAAAGACCAGCAAACTTTGTGGGCAGGTATCAACCAGGGATTGGTACAAGTTGTAGCAACTGATCATTGTCCATTTATGTGGGAACAAAAGAAAATGGGTGAAAAAGATTTTTCAAAAATACCCAATGGCCACCCAGCCATTGAAAACAGGATGGAGTTATTATTCAGCGAAGGCGTCGTGAAAAATAAGATCACTTTAAATAAATATGTAGAAGTTGCTTGTACCAATCCTGCAAAAATATTCGGCATGTTTCCCCGTAAAGGAACAATAGCTGTCGGCAGTGATGCAGATATTGTCATCTTCGACCCGAACGAAAAACATACACTATCAGCTAAAACCCATCACATGAATGTTGATTACAGCGGATATGAAGGCTGGGAATTAACTGGAAAAGTGAAAACCGTTTTGCTTCGAGGACAGGTAGCAATTGAAAACGGAAACTGTTTATTACAAAAAGGATATGGTAAATTTATAAAGAGAAATAAAGTAGATTCGAAAATATAG